The following DNA comes from Alnus glutinosa chromosome 6, dhAlnGlut1.1, whole genome shotgun sequence.
TTGTATGATGCAGATATCATCTCCCAATTCCCAGTTAAACCTCTGTTACTCAAGCACACAGACATAAAGATGACAGATGAAGATGAGTGGTAGCCCTCCTGGCAGTGGTATGAGGaggttcttttaatttttattttattcttataacaaaagaattcaaaagCCTGAATATATTTATCCAGGTCACAGTGGATTAAAAGATTGCAATTCCACAATATGCAGTGCCTCAATAGAATGGTATCATTGCCAATTATGACTCATACCTTTGGTGCATAAAAGGTCTAGCAAACTTGAATATCAACAAATGGAGCAAACACTTAAAGTGAGTTGCACTAATAGGCCAATGCTTGGGCAAAAAGACCCCAAAATTGATCCCAATATGTTATAAAACCAACATTCAGTATCAATTCAAATTAGAGCCCCTAAAACCTGAATCTGCTGGATTCCATCGAAACATCCATCTACAATGTGGACTAATTTGGAGGAAACACTCAAAGTGGCAGAAATAGGCTCTTCTTAAATGTGATCATGGCACCTCCTCCAAGCACCAGAAAACATCCCTACCATATGGGGTAAGAAatgcagtaaaaaaaaaaaaatcagcaactTCTTTGTCTTGAACTAGATTTTTgcacattaaaaaaaacaaaaaaaaaaactcagtcTAGTTGTATAGGACTCTGCGCATCACTGCAGCCGCAATACAAACGCTAAATGTAACTAAGAAAAATAATCCGATGATGTACTTAACTCAGTATTCATGTTTGTTTTCGGTtcaaaaatatataacaaaagcGAAAGTTTGGACAAAATACAAGCAGACATCTCAAAATTTATGTTATGCGGACTGACACCACAAACTTGTGATCCTATTTAAACTCATAGACAAATCACAGCTCAAAGTAACGAAAagtaaataattataatcaaacaAAGCATCAAACTTTCAAGTCAAAATACCTACAAGAGAATCTTCAAACATAGATATCACAGCTAACAAATAAAACCCACAAAATCTTCAATTCGCAGGCTTTAGAATTTCCCATAAAGTGCTTAGATTTATAACTAAAATATGAATACAAGCACACTCATACCACAACTCCGTTGATCCTTGACATGGGTCACTGCTCCTTTCTTCCTCCAATCCATCTCCGAAGGAATCTCACGAACAACACCGTGCGTCAGAAGCGGCCGGCCCCGATGGAAATTCATCCCAGCAGCCGAGAATCCCAGGCGAGAGGCCCTGAACTCGTGGTGGGTGAGATCAGCAAAGGCATTGAAAGAGAGGGTATAAGAAGAATTGCCCATATCGTTGTGCCGCTTAACGAAGTTGTAGTTGTCCTCAAACACTCCGAGCCTGTACAGCCTTTCAGCTTCTGAAGAGTAAGttctgccatgttctttgcaCCACGTTTCGAAGAGTTGGGAGgtgtgtgaagaagaagataaagcgAGGAGTGGGAAAAGTAGAAGAATGAAGAGGAAAGAGCACCGAAAGTTCATTTTGGTTCTTTGGTCCAACTTTCTGTATGGATGGTAGTGAGAGGCAACAAATGTGGAGAGCAAAAGAGGTTGTGAAACTTGGCTTTCCTTGTAGTAAACAATTCAATCTTGGCTTTTCCACGCACCCACGGAGAAGAAAGGTGTAATAATCCGGtcccatattaggaagagatgaatagctcacatagagtgagtagtttataaagatactcatgggcgctaagtcccacattccctagttactaggtgaaattgaactttataatagattcttggacatctcttcccaatatgggaccagggtgttacaaactcccctcCTTAAACCCCGTCCCCGTCAGGGTCATGTCATgcggtgctccagtaccacatgacctggcgttactaggtggctttgataccatttgtaacgacccaaggaaaagcgctagccacatctgcgctatcatcccaaaatgactagtcaatttgaagttttttcaagaatccattataaagtccagtttcacctagtaactaggcaatgtgggacttaacaccaatgaatatctttataaactactcactctgtgaactattcatctcttctcaatatgggaccgggatGTTACAAAAGGGGTACACCGTACAATACAAagtttttggtttgtttgtgtGGGATATTGACGTAATTTTAATTTGGCAATATTATAAATTTGGTGTTATAATCTGGAGaagatatgtgtattttttattttattttttcttatataaatataaacaaatatcTCAcacataaaatacaaattttattttaaaattgtttctcaAATTTACTGCCGTCCCCATATGTTTGCTAGTATCTTTACTTCCTATTTAGAGAGTTTACAATTTTcgtataatttttataattttttttaaattaattatttgatatgtAAGACCAAatgtatgaaaataaatttaataattaatttttgaaaaaaaattgttcaagaGTTATAAATGCATTATATCTCATTTAGAAGAGGTGTGTTATTTCTACATTATCTTAAGTTTTACACGTACGAATTTCAGACACAATATGCCTCGGTGAACACAAAGTACACCAagataatgtaaaaaaattattactgcAATTagaaagagtaatactatttgTACATCAACCGGATGTACACCCACTGTATATGTAAAATCCACGGTTGGGATGAGAGAggggaaagaaaagaacagcGGGGGAAAAGAGTGAGAAAAGAGAGGGAAAGCAGGAGGAGGAGAGAGCACGAAAGAGAGAAgctgagcgagagagagaaagtgtggGCACAGAGAGAAGCAGTTTGAGAAAAAAGGGAGGGCAGGATCGTTAGATTCTCTCAGCCTCACTTCTCATCCCAACCGTGGATTTTTAGATTCTCATGATTACCCGCCAAATTCATTTCAAAACCCTTAGCGTAGTATTACCCAAGCAACGGTCAAATAGCCTAATAAACTTTCGCTCAATCAATCATGGACACCACCTGTTCGGTCAAATTTCCCACCCAAACGCTGCCTACACTAACCGTTCCATGCTCGACTGTTTGCGTAGAAAACTTCCCTTTCAAGCACTTGACATCTTCAAGAAGCAGCTCCAATTGGGTTTTGTCGACAATGTTGATAAAGTTACTGTGGCGCTCGCGCTCAAGGCTTGTTGTGGAGACCTAAAACCCGGGTGCCAAATCCATGGGTTCGCTGTTTCGTCTGGGTTTGTTTCGTACATTACGGTTTCGAATTCTTTGATGAATATGTATTGTAAATCTGGAGAGTTTGAAAAGGCTCTATGTATCTTTGAGAATCTTACTGATCCGGACATTGTTTCTTGGAATACCGTGCTCTCGGGATTCCAAAAGAGTGAGGACGCATTGAGTTTTGCACTTCGGATGAATTTGAACGGGATTGTTTTTGATCCTGTGACTTATACTACAGGTCTTGCATTTTGTTCAGACGATGAAGGTTTTCTCTTCGGGTTGCAATTGCATTCTCTTGCATTGAAATTTGGATTCTATTATGAAGTTTTTGTTGGGAATGCACTTGTATCGATGTATTCAAGATGCGGACGATTAGTGGAAGCTAGGAGAGTGTTCGATGAAATGCCAAATCGGGATTTGGTCTCTTGGAATGCAATGTTATCAGGGTACACTCAGGAGGGAGATCACTGGTTAGATGCAATTTTGGCATTCATTGAAATGGTGAGAGAAGGCATGAAGCTTGACCATGTCTCATTTACTAGTGCAGTTTCGGCTTGTGGTCACGAAAGAACATTAGAGCTTGGGAGACAGATACATGGTTTAGTTCTAAAAACAGGATATGGGAAACATGTTTCGGTTTGTAATGTTCTGATCTCGATGTATTCAAAGTGCGAGATTGTTGAAGATGCAAAATTGGTCTTTCAGATCATGAATGACCGCAATGTAGTCTCTTGGACTACGATGATTTCTGTAAATGAAGAAGATGCTGTGTCTCTCTTTAACAAGATGATATTGGATGGTATATACCCAAATGAGGTTACATTTGTCGGATTAATCCATGCTATATCAATCAGGATTTTGGTGGAAGAAGGCCAAATAATTCATGGGTTTTGTATGAAGACAAGCTTTTTGTCAGACCCAAATGTTGGCAATAGCCTCATTACCATGTATGCTAAGTTTGAGACCATGCAAGACTCACTGAAGGTCTTTGAGGAGCTTAACTGCAGAGAAATCATATCATGGAATGCTTTAATTTCTGGGTATGCTCAGAATGGGATGTCTCAAGAAGCCCTGTGCACGTTCCTTTCAGCAATCACAGAGTCCAAGCCAAACCAATATACGTTTGGTAGTGTCTTGAGTGCAATTGGAGCTGCTGCGGATCTTTCTTTAAAACATGGCCAGCGATGCCactcttatttaataaaatttggacTTGACACTGACCCAATTGTGTCAGGTGCTCTCCTTGACATGTATGGAAAGCGTGGGAACATTTGGGAGTCTCAAAAAGTTTTCAGTGAGACGTCCCAAAAAACTCAATTTTCTTGGACCGCAATAATTTCTGCCTATGCTAGGCATGGAGACTATGAATCAGTGTTAAAATTCTTCAAGGAAATGGAGAGGGAAGGGGTGAGACCTGACTCAATCACTTTCCTTTCTGTACTGACCGCATGCAGTAGAAAGGGGATGGTTGATATGGGCCGTCAGCTATTCGAGTCTATGGTTAAAGAATATCAAATTGAACTGTCCTCAGAGCATTATTCTTGTATGGTGGATATGTTGGGCCGGGCAGGACGGTTGGAGGAGGCGGAGAACTTGGTGGGTCGGATTCCAGGACAGCCAGGATTGTCTGTGTTGCAAAGCTTGCTTGGGGCTTGTAGGATACATGGGAATGTTGAGATGGGTGAGAGGATCGCTGATGCTTTGATGGAGATGGAGCCAATGGGGTCAGGTTCATATGTGTTGATGTCCAACTTATACGCTGAGAAGGGGCAATGGGAAAAGGTGGCAAAAATTAGGAAAGGGATGAGAGAAAGAGGGGTGAAGAAGGAAATAGGGTTTAGTTGGGTGGATACTAGTGATGCTGGTGGTTCCTTGTACTTGCATAGCTTCTCATCAGGTGACATGTCCCACTCACAATCTGAGGAGATATGTAGGATGGCAGGATGCCTAGGATTAGAAATGAAATTTTtgagagagcgagcgagagggAGGGAAAGAGACCATCTGCAAGATAACCTCGTAGAAGAAGGGTACCTTGGTGCCCTTCAATATTGAGGGTTAATTTACATATAATTATTTGAATCAAATTCATGATTGTATTTCTCATATTTCCGGAAAAAGGAGGCTTTATTTAAGCAGATACTTTGGAGCCCCTCCTTGTACACCTGCTAGATGCACCATCCAGTCCTGGTTCCAGAGAGGCATTTAATAATGggtaaaatacattttaccccaAATTTACTCCCGATTTGCATTTCTACCACTAAATTACGACTCGCTGCAACTCGAACCTGTAAACTACTAAAATATTTCGAGTTACATCCTGAGTCCGAATTGGTCGTTAGTTGACATGTGCTAGTCACATGCACATGAATCGTATGGTTATGGAAAGCATGTTAAAGGGTACCGCTTATGGGATCTAGTTTCCTGCAAGATAATTCTTAGCCGGTATGTTAATTTTGATGAGTCAAGAATGCTAGGCAACAAGAAATGAAGATTGGATAGTGTTACATTTcctgatttaattgtttccTGTCAAGGAATGGTACAAATCTGTGTGGGTAAGCAGTTGAATAAGGTTAAGCGAAGTGAACTGTGAAGATTTTGAGGATTGAAAGATCTCTATTTGTTTGCTTTCCTGGtttcctctcattttctcaGGAAACAAAAGGAGGAATAAATTGTAGGTGTGATTAAGGTTTTGGTTGAGTGCAATGACTTGGTGACGCTGATTTTGGTTGACAATTTGATATCATGTCAGGGATTTTGTTTAAGAATCAGGATCTTACATTCTGGTGTTTCTGACACTGTACTTGGACCTGTTCACGGACTTTATCTCCGTCTTTAACATGGTGATGAAGCTCGTGTTCATAGGGAGCTCTGTGGCGATCGTTTGGTGCATGCGGATGCACCAGGTGGTGAGGCGTTTGTATGATAAAAGCTCGATACATTTCGCCATCATTTTCTTGTCGCTGCGAGCTTGGCTTTGGCGCTTCTTGTGAATGAGAAGTTTACATATAAAGAGGTGGTTCATTTTAACTTAGTCATCTTGAGATAACTTTTTGCTTAGTGAGCTTGATTATGTCTCTGATTTCTCAGGAGCTATGACGAATGCCTATTGGCCCTATTCCAAATTTCTGGAATAAGTTTCTTCTAGCTTATAGCATAATTTTAGTCTCATGCATTATGGTATGGTTCATTGAGATCTAcatttctgtttttttcttgtatGGTTAAACAGTGGTAGTTTCTCTGTGACTCCGTGTTTTGGTTGCAGGttacttattattttaagaTTGGTCCCTCACCCAAAACCTCCGTATATTGTTTTGGAAGGCCGTATTCATTAGTTCCACCTTATTTGATAACACAATGACATGAGGTTTATTATATGATGTGTGTCAAAAAGATCTATACGTGGTTGTAGTACTTGGGTTCACCTCAGTTTGCTTTGTTCAATTTAGCTAGAAGCTTGAGCCAAACTGATGTAGATCTTCCTTTAATACCTATCAAAATGTAGCAAAGACCCTGACCAGAACAAGGCAAATttattcaggtttatgttttgattttggaTTGTGATAGTTAatatttaatagtaataaacACTTCATTGGCATGATTGTGTCATGATTTTTAAGTTGTAAAATCATGACTAGTAAGAAAATTAGCgtaagtaataaaattaagcTGTTATCAGGTAAGAATAGTGTTGATGCTATTAAAAGGGCCGGAAAACTTGTTTATCAACTCATTGTGGGTGTATCAACTCATCACAGGTATTAATTCGTCAGCTATTCCAACTACATTAGTTGTAAAGGAGCAGTTATCTTTATGTAGATCAGGGAAGATTTCTCTCCTGTCAAGCCCAGTTGCATTGCGCCCATAATTCTAGAATGTGCATCTTGTACATCACTCCTGCACATGCACACATGTTTGTGTTCCTCTGGTTGTAGGTTTTACACTTGGCTCTTATACATATGTTGCTATTTTGTATTACTTTTAGCTTATCTAGTGTCTGCACGTTGTATGGAAATTTGATGAGGCATTTTTGTTTCACCTGGGGTTGACTTATTTACTTACTGTAAACTGGATTGACTTATTTGACCTTGAATAAAAATCTTGTGTTGCTTACATCACAGTGATCTAAATAAAGGCTTCTTACTAGATCAGTTCCTTTTTTGAAGGAAGGAAAGTGGCTCTAATTATGAATCCTAAAAGAAAGTGGCTCTACGTTTACTTGTTCTCTTGTTGGGTTTTCTCTTCCATAACTTCCTTTTGAATGAGTGGTGACCTCTtgtgcttttaatgaatttttgtaggaaaacaaaatgaaagtgCCTTAGTATGACATTAggaaaaagggcaaaaaaaagaGCCTCTTCTTTGTCTATTTAGCATAATCACATGTAGTACATTATTATGATATATTTTTGGCCTAATACATCTTTCTTTGGGATATGAATATGTATAATTTTCGTTTGCAGATGTGATACACATTAGAATGTTGTATaaattttcatccaaaacatatcatGGTGTATCATACAATGGCAATGACTACTAATTTTTCTTAGTCCACAGTTTTGATTAAGCGAATCTTGTCCAATTCTTGCCTTAGTGCTTATTGCCTATTCACAGCACAACAGAGaacatttatgtttttaatgcAATATGTTTCTTTACAGTTAAAGCTATTCTAATTGGCTGGTCAATCCTCAGTCCTTCCTGTTACATGTAAGTCAACATTAAAATACTTGGTAAAGACCTGTTACATATCATTCCATTCTATAATTTTGTTCTGCCAAAGCTACCTATCCAACCCCAAGTTTTTATCATACATGCTACCTTTCTAGTTTGTTCCCTCATGTATTATCAAATCATACAGGCGAAAAATTATCTGTAACTAATTTTATTGTAACTACTGCAGATCCTCTGGACATTTTCAATATACTTGGAGGCAGTTGTGATTCTTCGCCAGTTAGTTTTGCTACAACAAAGTGGAAACGTGGACAATTTAACTGGGGCAATATGTGTTCTTTCTTGGGcatgcttatttttttttgtatcagTGTAGCTCTTAGGAATTCTCTTTATCGTGAGTTgacaaaattagattttttttttaaaaaaaatattattgtgtTATTGACTTTATTTCTCCATTAAAATTTTGCTTCCCCAAATGTGTTATGTATTATGATACTCATGTGGTCCTATACCAAACGTCCATAGAAAACAAACCATATTGTTCACTCCAACATTACACACAATATATTTACTGTGATCTCCCCCTTTACTTTAGTGTCTCAGTCACTTTGGTGCCAGATTAATAATGGAAGCtctaatttgaaaatttgtgtTTTGCCTAATTGGATGACGCTTGACAGATTTTTGCATTGGATGATGATGCTTTAAGTATCTCTTGTGGAAGATATATCAGTAAGGCATGCATAATTCTTAGCAGATACCTGAGGAATATACAATTTTTGTATCGGATGGGTTATTATGTCTACGTATCTTACTTAGCACCCAAAGGAATATAAGAGTCTTAAGTAAGTGATAAACTAAGGGGGAGGTAAGCAAGGTGTTCTGTTCATGTACAAAGAAGACCAGTTACTAGTCCACTTAGTAGCGGTTGATACATTTTGAAGGTTCTGAGCTTTGTGTAAAATAACATTTATGGATGTTTCAGGATAAGATATAGTTTCACCTATCAATACGACATGTGATATATATGTGGGAGATTCGGTTGTTTATACTGAGACCCCTGTAGATTTGGCACCTTTTACTGCACCCTGTTGTGTCTGGTTTGTACTACGTAAGGATTGTTTCTGTTGCTCCTCAGTTTTCTTAATGCTTCACTctctttacaaaaaaaagaaagaaagggtgaTATATCTGGATGAATATTGCATGTACGTGCATCAATACctgtgtttttctttctttgtgttTAGATGTATGTTCTATTGGTAAGTAacttaagaaataagaattttCTCGGAAAGGAAACACCCTTTACATCCTCCATTGTCTATCTTTCGAGTAGTTTAAATTTAGACCATAGATATGGGTATCTGTGTAACTGCATGCAtctaaaactcatattatgccATTTCTTGGGTTTTCAGCTCGGATAAGAATTCTGAACCCATTTGAGAGTGATTTAaatcaaactctctctctctctctctacacacATTCACGTACCCATACacataatataacattgtagaCATACACTGGCACATACAAACATAACCATAATTTATGGGATGCTGCTTTTAAAAGCTATAATTCATGGTCTTGCATTTATGTCTGacctttttctctattttgattttttccCCTCCGTAAATTGGGAGCCAATtgataattttgagtgtttgtGAAATACATCATAATATTGCATTTGTATTGAGTCACTGAACCGACGGCAGGAGGCCTTTTGATCCGCCACTAGAGGGAGCAAAAAAGGGGCTTTGCCCCCCTTTTTAACGCTCCTTGTGATAACATATTAGCTTTCAATTGTTATGATTTGGTGTTTCCTGGACCGTTCACTTCACCTTGCCAACCCATTTCAACATAGCCTGAAGGGTATGTGTCTATTGGATACTCCAATGTGGTGGAAAACCTGTGGAGATGGAACTTTTGAAACTCATGTCCATGCCCAAACCTGACGCCCATACCCTAGTTGATGTAACATAGATCAAAACTATGCAGCTTTGTGTAACAGTTTAACGTATTGCTCCTTTCTTGTTTCTGTTTCTGGTTGAAGTGTAAACTCTCTATTTACCTGGTTCTTATATTGTTTTCTATGGCTGACAGACTCTGTCTCTGCTTCATTGTTCGCATAAGCAAGAAAAGATATAGCGTGCATGTATATTAATTGAACTTATGGTGGGAGTACTCCTTATTTTCGTTTTGCAGGGCATATCGTGCATTCTGCACCCGTAACTGGATATACTGCTACTTCACACAGAGGTATTTGAGTCGATGGATATGTAAGCTATGCCTAGAACCAGATAGAAAAACTGTTTGTTGTGTGTCTTGGTGCGTGTAGATATACCtaaaattatttcttaatttttcagcTTGTATCTCTGGTCTTGTTCAAACAGCTTTATATGCAGATTTCTTTTGCTACTACTTTATTAGGTAATTAACTCTCACAATCTTATGATCCTCTCTGACACTTTTGTATTGGATGAATAACATTAAGAATCATTTGTTTTGCAGCTGGAAAAACAATGCAAAGCTTAAGTTGCCTGCTTTAACCAAGCAtggatttttgaaaatttgaagcttGTTTAATTGAATCATTGTTAGCATTTGCACAGCACTGCTGGCAAATCGAACTGTAGGATGATAGCAGGAAGAAAGGGATACAGGTTTCATAGTTTTGAATTATAAGATGAATACCCCACGCCACACCTGTGGGTGAAAATTTAGCAGGTTTTGGGTAGAAACACCCATCTTCTAGGCAATTTGTAGATCAGATTAAGCACCCCATGTTTCTATGAGGTGCTAGTTTTTGGGGTGTCTTTTCTTGCCGCTGCTTTTGACTGGTAAAGATTTATTGGGAGGAAAAAATTGCTTAGCAAGAGTTGGCTAATATTATACTCCAGAATAATGTTAAATGTCACTCCCATGTCCCCTTTGTCTCTAAAAAGATTtagtagtgattttaaaagctccATCGATTTTTTAGGACATAAAGAGGTTATGGGTTTTCCAGGTAGCATTACTTTACTCTACGGTGAATGTTTAATGTTTGGTGTAGATGATGCtaaatctttcttcttcttcttctttctttcttcttctttctttctttctttttttttttttcttttttttttttctttttttttttaacttgtatatatatacacacaaggGGTCCCCGGTGAGAATCATTGACCCAGGGCTATTAACCCCGCCCCACTTAAACCCGAAAACTAACATGGCGTGGGACCAGCGAAGCACCAATAAGACTTGCCAAGTTCGAACTTACAACCTAAAATATACTATACTTACTAATGATTTCGTGTATTTGATATTGCGATTTCgtatataaaaatgataattttaaatcaaatcttaaaaaataaatagtttgaaattgtttttttttttttaaacggaATATCTCAGCATCTCATTGATAAAATAGTGAAACAAAAACTTATTCCAAACAAATGAATCTAGGGACACATACGTtccctaataataatactataaATATAATTCGATGCCTCCTGTTGCCAACACTTTGAGAGTCTTCGATTCGCAGCTTCCTTAACGAGCACATGTGTAGCTGTGTTGCATTCTTTGTTGACATGGACAAATTTTGCACCCCTGAATCCATTGAGTTCCTCTATAAACTTTCAATCATTTGACCATTTTTTGAACAATAAGGAGGAGACGAGTGTATCTCAGCCACCACTTGAGCTGCATCCCCTTTGAAAACAACTTCAGAAAAACCAGCCTCCTTACCATATAAAACTGCCAAAAGAGCCGCTATTGCTTCGGCTAGTTTTGCTTCAACCACTATGGGTTTCATGACACACCAAGCATCCATAAATTCGCCCATGCAGCCTCTAGCTACGATTCTCAAGCCATTGCATCCCTCTTTACCATTTATTGCAGCATCCCAATTTACTTTAATGGAACCATTTGAGGGAGGTCGCCACCTTAGTTTCCTAGCTGGCTATACACCATCATTCCTATCCCCAGGAGACAAGTCTGGATTATTACATCTTTGGAACTCCCCCAATGCTACTacattaaaaaagagaaatgttatttcttCAACTCTTATtcaactccaacaacttttttaaaaattaatcattggataTATAAGACTTACatgtaggaaaaaatatataatgattgatttgaaaaaatgttggATGAGAATTGGATAGGAGTTGGAGAAATGATATGTCTAATTGTACCACTGGTTCCTagggttggcttaaattacgaatcactccctgtagtacaaaaagttcatgaaaaggtctttatggtaaactataattacaaattacttcctgaacccgttttccgtccaccaagttaatagaGTTCGTTAGTGAATTACAatagaaatgatatttagaggttgtttcactatttatatgacgtgacaaactaacggattctgttaacttggtagacggaaaacgggtttaaagagtgattcgtaattatagtttactacaagtactctttatgaactttttttgtACTACAaggagtgatttataatttaagcaaACCATATGGACCAACTATGAAACTATTCTTCAAAatattgcgatttgaaaacgtaaaaaatttgtattttaagctccgtttgtttcggtgtaaaatgatttctggaaaatgatttcggtattttccggtgtttggtaggggcgaaaataatggtcaacgaaaatcattttcggtttgaccgtaaaagcttttttaattttcggaaaacgatttacgatttttaaaaccgtaaatcgttttccgaaatgaaactcttcgtccttacatgcatgtttgatatccgatcgtcagaatttaacaattatcaGTCGTCGGAATTCGGTCGGTgtcggagtccgacaacatccggtcgtcggaatccagcCGGAGCCGGAGTCCGAGAACATCcggttgccggaatccggccacggGATGACCAAATTCCGGTCGGAATTTACCGGTTTCCGGCcaagccggccggatctggacggatccgactattgatc
Coding sequences within:
- the LOC133870254 gene encoding pentatricopeptide repeat-containing protein At4g32430, mitochondrial, whose product is MITRQIHFKTLSVVLPKQRSNSLINFRSINHGHHLFGQISHPNAAYTNRSMLDCLRRKLPFQALDIFKKQLQLGFVDNVDKVTVALALKACCGDLKPGCQIHGFAVSSGFVSYITVSNSLMNMYCKSGEFEKALCIFENLTDPDIVSWNTVLSGFQKSEDALSFALRMNLNGIVFDPVTYTTGLAFCSDDEGFLFGLQLHSLALKFGFYYEVFVGNALVSMYSRCGRLVEARRVFDEMPNRDLVSWNAMLSGYTQEGDHWLDAILAFIEMVREGMKLDHVSFTSAVSACGHERTLELGRQIHGLVLKTGYGKHVSVCNVLISMYSKCEIVEDAKLVFQIMNDRNVVSWTTMISVNEEDAVSLFNKMILDGIYPNEVTFVGLIHAISIRILVEEGQIIHGFCMKTSFLSDPNVGNSLITMYAKFETMQDSLKVFEELNCREIISWNALISGYAQNGMSQEALCTFLSAITESKPNQYTFGSVLSAIGAAADLSLKHGQRCHSYLIKFGLDTDPIVSGALLDMYGKRGNIWESQKVFSETSQKTQFSWTAIISAYARHGDYESVLKFFKEMEREGVRPDSITFLSVLTACSRKGMVDMGRQLFESMVKEYQIELSSEHYSCMVDMLGRAGRLEEAENLVGRIPGQPGLSVLQSLLGACRIHGNVEMGERIADALMEMEPMGSGSYVLMSNLYAEKGQWEKVAKIRKGMRERGVKKEIGFSWVDTSDAGGSLYLHSFSSGDMSHSQSEEICRMAGCLGLEMKFLRERARGRERDHLQDNLVEEGYLGALQY